In one Coccinella septempunctata chromosome 6, icCocSept1.1, whole genome shotgun sequence genomic region, the following are encoded:
- the LOC123315265 gene encoding rab GTPase-activating protein 1-like isoform X3 — MEDNLSVKSNESIATSEEFDFVTDKPGISKTPTLDIKNGDLTQLKDALTEVLLEANMDDECDSNSTTKLVGQSKFYGYPVQPGDDPLTGEINLSPTEKQDPMKPGSSEEDVSDIDQDCTIFSGVTYLGAATINAPKSEAEIQRNMAILNEQSVDLGIKVAVSVPSSSQGVVVLYDATSNSVISRYEIHRILFYARGPAGTPEQGCFAFTWSHGETQESAIFQCHVFRCDIAEAVARVSACFAKAFQRVSRSMSSSITSAADMTGSITTLPEARTLMYVFEVNLEIKEEDGKGGYCTVGKDKHGFKLKTNSSKQLCLTIKQVSDNGPQLLIERCFGVLIASGRHVRHSDMQLLEMREKTTTSLSLDKNCTQICAIWDPTEANFESLNAETPKDVKQFMTVAVDLVIRGIQEPVRFQIETKVRVYGQNERNFWYFQRKNLTQQFFLNLKEVLSVEDVYYEVLSMETSGELDRNLLNLNLNLTSLIQSPSINSIDTITPKEEYFSDGDEPLLSGTGMVSKDCSEDVLDNWAEVLSQWKSTKKRPKQLTALVKLGIPEALRGEVWQRLAGIEENTEMMDNYRVLITKDSNCENVIQSDIARTFPAHDFFKEVGGLGQDSLYRVSKAYAGYDLEVGYCQGLSFLAATLLLHMPEEQAFCVLVKLMYDYGLRDLYKDGFDNLYLRLYQLNRLMEEQLPSLSQHFAEHSVETHMFASQWFLTLFTARFPLYFVFHIIDVFLLQGIDTIFQIALALLMLCKKDLLQLDFEGILKYIRVSLPKKCRTEESAKQLIKLACNIKLKKLRKYESDFNDLKDSWEIINLDSEQANNAEEANELEQIKTIMNNQEEEIKLLRDEIDQLKGMLKREINQAENDKKTNLTIIQDYEVTRRQMDTKLQAMKKELEILKSKMSQCDKCLQHIEPLDKKIEYIMASGDQITHDDKARDRIRELELELAQTKLARVEAECKNQDLTHQLRAAELDLTTTKNNWPPWLSKTLTSIKEAAKQKEFPSFNYPSNYPNLSQNPSFVSHVGTVKRDSLPRDHTTISKERPKESPPLLKDSQSCSSLKSHN, encoded by the exons ATGGAAGACAATTTAAGTGTTAAATCAAATGAATCTATAGCTACTAGTGAGGAGTTTGATTTCGTTACCGACAAGCCCGGGATAAGCAAAACGCCCACTTTGGATATCAAAAACGGAGATTTGACGCAACTCAAAGATGCACTAACAGAGGTGCTACTGGAGGCGAACATGGACGATGAGTGCGATAGTAACTCGACCACCAAACTAGTGGGTCAATCAAAATTTTACGGATATCCCGTCCAGCCAGGCGATGATCCCCTTACCGGGGAAATAAACTTATCTCCTACAGAAAAACAGGATCCGATGAAACCAGGATCAAGCGAAGAGGATG TCTCGGATATTGACCAAGACTGTACAATATTTTCTGGTGTTACCTACCTTGGAGCTGCGACAATCAATGCTCCTAAATCTGAGGCCGAAATACAACGTAACATGGCGATTTTAAATGAACAAAGTGTTGATCTGGGAATCAAGGTGGCTGTTTCAGTACCTAGCTCCTCACAAGGAGTTGTAGT GTTATATGACGCTACCAGCAATTCTGTGATATCCAGGTATGAGATACACAGGATACTATTCTATGCTCGTGGACCAGCAGGAACTCCAGAACAGGGATGTTTTGCCTTCACTTGGTCACACGGTGAAACCCAAGAGTCAGCCATTTTTCAGTGCCATGTCTTCAGATGTGATATTGCGGAAGCTGTCGCTAGGGTTTCAG CATGTTTTGCGAAGGCCTTTCAGAGGGTTTCCCGGTCCATGAGCAGTTCTATAACGTCCGCAGCCGATATGACAGGATCCATAACTACTCTACCGGAGGCTAGAACGCTCATGTATGTCTTTGAGGTCAACCTCGAAATAAAAGAAGAGGACGGCAAG GGCGGTTATTGTACGGTGGGCAAAGACAAGCACGGATTCAAACTCAAGACGAATTCATCAAAGCAGTTGTGTCTGACAATAAAACAAGTATCCGATAATGGGCCGCAGTTGTTGATTGAGAGGTGTTTCGGAGTGCTCATCGCCTCTGGAAGGCACGTTAGGCATTCTGACATGCAACTTTTAGAAATG AGGGAAAAAACAACGACGAGTTTGTCTTTGGACAAGAATTGCACCCAAATTTGCGCGATCTGGGACCCAACGGAAGCCAATTTCGAATCTTTGAATGCGGAAACGCCGAAAGACGTGAAACAGTTCATGACTGTGGCTGTAGATTTGGTCATACGGGGGATACAGGAACCTGTAAGGTTCCAGATCGAAACTAAGGTCAGGGTTTACGGTCAGAATGAgaggaatttttggtatttccaAAGGAAAAATCTCACCCAGCAGTTTTTCCTTAATCTCAAAGAG GTTCTTTCTGTGGAAGATGTCTACTACGAAGTGTTGAGCATGGAGACGTCTGGCGAGTTGGACAGAAATCTGCTCAATTTGAATCTGAACTTGACCAGTTTGATTCAATCGCCCAGCATAAATTCCATCGATACCATAACCCCGAAGgaagaatatttttcag ACGGCGATGAACCCTTGCTGAGTGGAACGGGGATGGTCTCCAAAGACTGTTCCGAAGACGTGTTGGACAATTGGGCGGAAGTACTTAGCCAGTGGAAATCCACCAAAAAACGTCCCAAACAGCTCACCGCTTTGGTTAAGTTGGGTATTCCTGAAGCCCTCAGAGGTGAAGTCTGGCAACGTTTAGCTGGAATAGAGGAAAATACTGAAATGATGGACAATTACCGTGTTCTCATAACGAAG gataGTAACTGCGAGAACGTTATACAAAGCGACATAGCCAGGACCTTCCCAGCTCACGATTTTTTCAAGGAAGTTGGGGGTCTGGGGCAAGATTCGCTCTACAGGGTGAGCAAAGCGTATGCCGGATACGATTTGGAAGTGGGGTATTGTCAGGGTTTGAGTTTCCTCGCAGCCACCCTCCTCTTGCAC ATGCCCGAAGAGCAGGCCTTCTGCGTGCTGGTTAAACTGATGTACGATTACGGCCTTAGGGATTTGTACAAGGACGGTTTCGACAACCTCTACCTCAGGCTCTACCAGCTGAACCGTCTGATGGAGGAGCAGCTGCCATCTTTATCCCAGCATTTCGCCGAACACAGCGTGGAGACGCACATGTTCGCCTCGCAGTGGTTCCTGACCCTCTTCACTGCCAGATTCCCGCTCTACTTCGTTTTTCACATAATCGACGTGTTTTTACTCCAAGGAATCGACACGATTTTCCAGATCGCTCTGGCGTTACTCATG CTGTGCAAGAAGGATCTGCTCCAGTTGGACTTCGAGGGTATACTGAAGTACATCAGGGTGTCCCTGCCGAAGAAATGCCGCACCGAGGAGTCGGCCAAGCAGCTGATCAAGCTGGCCTGCAACATAAAACTGAAGAAACTGAGGAAGTACGAGAGCGATTTCAACGATCTGAAGG ACAGCTGGGAAATTATCAATTTGGATTCAGAGCAAGCGAACAACGCGGAAGAGGCCAACGAGCTGGAGCAGATCAAGACGATAATGAACAATCAGGAGGAGGAGATCAAGCTGCTGAGGGACGAGATCGATCAGCTGAAGGGGATGCTGAAGAGGGAGATCAACCAGGCGGAGAACGACAAGAAGACCAACTTGACCATCATACAGGATTACGAGGTCACCAGGAGGCAGATGGATACCAAGCTTCAGGCTATGAAGaaggaattggaaattttgaag TCGAAAATGTCCCAGTGCGACAAATGCTTGCAGCACATAGAACCCCTCGATAAAAAAATCGAATACATAATGGCTTCCGGAGATCAGATAACGCACGACGACAAGGCGAGAGACAGGATAAGGGAATTGGAGCTGGAATTGGCCCAGACGAAACTGGCAAGGGTGGAGGCGGAATGCAAGAACCAG GACCTCACCCATCAACTGAGAGCCGCCGAGTTGGACTTGACCACCACGAAGAACAACTGGCCGCCCTGGCTGAGCAAAACCCTGACCTCGATCAAGGAGGCAGCGAAACAGAAGGAATTTCCGTCTTTTAACTACCCCTCGAACTACCCTAACCTAAGTCAGAATCCCTCCTTTGTGTCGCACGTCGGTACTGTCAAAAGGGACAGTTTACCGCGTGACCACACGACAATATCCAAAGAAAGACCAAAAGAATCGCCGCCCTTACTTAAAGATTCTCAGAGTTGTAGCAGCCTTAAAAGCCATAATTAG
- the LOC123315265 gene encoding rab GTPase-activating protein 1-like isoform X2, protein MEDNLSVKSNESIATSEEFDFVTDKPGISKTPTLDIKNGDLTQLKDALTEVLLEANMDDECDSNSTTKLVGQSKFYGYPVQPGDDPLTGEINLSPTEKQDPMKPGSSEEDVSDIDQDCTIFSGVTYLGAATINAPKSEAEIQRNMAILNEQSVDLGIKVAVSVPSSSQGVVVLYDATSNSVISRYEIHRILFYARGPAGTPEQGCFAFTWSHGETQESAIFQCHVFRCDIAEAVARVSARKMKVQSSIPACFAKAFQRVSRSMSSSITSAADMTGSITTLPEARTLMYVFEVNLEIKEEDGKGGYCTVGKDKHGFKLKTNSSKQLCLTIKQVSDNGPQLLIERCFGVLIASGRHVRHSDMQLLEMREKTTTSLSLDKNCTQICAIWDPTEANFESLNAETPKDVKQFMTVAVDLVIRGIQEPVRFQIETKVRVYGQNERNFWYFQRKNLTQQFFLNLKEVLSVEDVYYEVLSMETSGELDRNLLNLNLNLTSLIQSPSINSIDTITPKEEYFSDGDEPLLSGTGMVSKDCSEDVLDNWAEVLSQWKSTKKRPKQLTALVKLGIPEALRGEVWQRLAGIEENTEMMDNYRVLITKDSNCENVIQSDIARTFPAHDFFKEVGGLGQDSLYRVSKAYAGYDLEVGYCQGLSFLAATLLLHMPEEQAFCVLVKLMYDYGLRDLYKDGFDNLYLRLYQLNRLMEEQLPSLSQHFAEHSVETHMFASQWFLTLFTARFPLYFVFHIIDVFLLQGIDTIFQIALALLMLCKKDLLQLDFEGILKYIRVSLPKKCRTEESAKQLIKLACNIKLKKLRKYESDFNDLKEQANNAEEANELEQIKTIMNNQEEEIKLLRDEIDQLKGMLKREINQAENDKKTNLTIIQDYEVTRRQMDTKLQAMKKELEILKSKMSQCDKCLQHIEPLDKKIEYIMASGDQITHDDKARDRIRELELELAQTKLARVEAECKNQDLTHQLRAAELDLTTTKNNWPPWLSKTLTSIKEAAKQKEFPSFNYPSNYPNLSQNPSFVSHVGTVKRDSLPRDHTTISKERPKESPPLLKDSQSCSSLKSHN, encoded by the exons ATGGAAGACAATTTAAGTGTTAAATCAAATGAATCTATAGCTACTAGTGAGGAGTTTGATTTCGTTACCGACAAGCCCGGGATAAGCAAAACGCCCACTTTGGATATCAAAAACGGAGATTTGACGCAACTCAAAGATGCACTAACAGAGGTGCTACTGGAGGCGAACATGGACGATGAGTGCGATAGTAACTCGACCACCAAACTAGTGGGTCAATCAAAATTTTACGGATATCCCGTCCAGCCAGGCGATGATCCCCTTACCGGGGAAATAAACTTATCTCCTACAGAAAAACAGGATCCGATGAAACCAGGATCAAGCGAAGAGGATG TCTCGGATATTGACCAAGACTGTACAATATTTTCTGGTGTTACCTACCTTGGAGCTGCGACAATCAATGCTCCTAAATCTGAGGCCGAAATACAACGTAACATGGCGATTTTAAATGAACAAAGTGTTGATCTGGGAATCAAGGTGGCTGTTTCAGTACCTAGCTCCTCACAAGGAGTTGTAGT GTTATATGACGCTACCAGCAATTCTGTGATATCCAGGTATGAGATACACAGGATACTATTCTATGCTCGTGGACCAGCAGGAACTCCAGAACAGGGATGTTTTGCCTTCACTTGGTCACACGGTGAAACCCAAGAGTCAGCCATTTTTCAGTGCCATGTCTTCAGATGTGATATTGCGGAAGCTGTCGCTAGGGTTTCAG CTCGAAAAATGAAAGTACAATCATCTATTCCAGCATGTTTTGCGAAGGCCTTTCAGAGGGTTTCCCGGTCCATGAGCAGTTCTATAACGTCCGCAGCCGATATGACAGGATCCATAACTACTCTACCGGAGGCTAGAACGCTCATGTATGTCTTTGAGGTCAACCTCGAAATAAAAGAAGAGGACGGCAAG GGCGGTTATTGTACGGTGGGCAAAGACAAGCACGGATTCAAACTCAAGACGAATTCATCAAAGCAGTTGTGTCTGACAATAAAACAAGTATCCGATAATGGGCCGCAGTTGTTGATTGAGAGGTGTTTCGGAGTGCTCATCGCCTCTGGAAGGCACGTTAGGCATTCTGACATGCAACTTTTAGAAATG AGGGAAAAAACAACGACGAGTTTGTCTTTGGACAAGAATTGCACCCAAATTTGCGCGATCTGGGACCCAACGGAAGCCAATTTCGAATCTTTGAATGCGGAAACGCCGAAAGACGTGAAACAGTTCATGACTGTGGCTGTAGATTTGGTCATACGGGGGATACAGGAACCTGTAAGGTTCCAGATCGAAACTAAGGTCAGGGTTTACGGTCAGAATGAgaggaatttttggtatttccaAAGGAAAAATCTCACCCAGCAGTTTTTCCTTAATCTCAAAGAG GTTCTTTCTGTGGAAGATGTCTACTACGAAGTGTTGAGCATGGAGACGTCTGGCGAGTTGGACAGAAATCTGCTCAATTTGAATCTGAACTTGACCAGTTTGATTCAATCGCCCAGCATAAATTCCATCGATACCATAACCCCGAAGgaagaatatttttcag ACGGCGATGAACCCTTGCTGAGTGGAACGGGGATGGTCTCCAAAGACTGTTCCGAAGACGTGTTGGACAATTGGGCGGAAGTACTTAGCCAGTGGAAATCCACCAAAAAACGTCCCAAACAGCTCACCGCTTTGGTTAAGTTGGGTATTCCTGAAGCCCTCAGAGGTGAAGTCTGGCAACGTTTAGCTGGAATAGAGGAAAATACTGAAATGATGGACAATTACCGTGTTCTCATAACGAAG gataGTAACTGCGAGAACGTTATACAAAGCGACATAGCCAGGACCTTCCCAGCTCACGATTTTTTCAAGGAAGTTGGGGGTCTGGGGCAAGATTCGCTCTACAGGGTGAGCAAAGCGTATGCCGGATACGATTTGGAAGTGGGGTATTGTCAGGGTTTGAGTTTCCTCGCAGCCACCCTCCTCTTGCAC ATGCCCGAAGAGCAGGCCTTCTGCGTGCTGGTTAAACTGATGTACGATTACGGCCTTAGGGATTTGTACAAGGACGGTTTCGACAACCTCTACCTCAGGCTCTACCAGCTGAACCGTCTGATGGAGGAGCAGCTGCCATCTTTATCCCAGCATTTCGCCGAACACAGCGTGGAGACGCACATGTTCGCCTCGCAGTGGTTCCTGACCCTCTTCACTGCCAGATTCCCGCTCTACTTCGTTTTTCACATAATCGACGTGTTTTTACTCCAAGGAATCGACACGATTTTCCAGATCGCTCTGGCGTTACTCATG CTGTGCAAGAAGGATCTGCTCCAGTTGGACTTCGAGGGTATACTGAAGTACATCAGGGTGTCCCTGCCGAAGAAATGCCGCACCGAGGAGTCGGCCAAGCAGCTGATCAAGCTGGCCTGCAACATAAAACTGAAGAAACTGAGGAAGTACGAGAGCGATTTCAACGATCTGAAGG AGCAAGCGAACAACGCGGAAGAGGCCAACGAGCTGGAGCAGATCAAGACGATAATGAACAATCAGGAGGAGGAGATCAAGCTGCTGAGGGACGAGATCGATCAGCTGAAGGGGATGCTGAAGAGGGAGATCAACCAGGCGGAGAACGACAAGAAGACCAACTTGACCATCATACAGGATTACGAGGTCACCAGGAGGCAGATGGATACCAAGCTTCAGGCTATGAAGaaggaattggaaattttgaag TCGAAAATGTCCCAGTGCGACAAATGCTTGCAGCACATAGAACCCCTCGATAAAAAAATCGAATACATAATGGCTTCCGGAGATCAGATAACGCACGACGACAAGGCGAGAGACAGGATAAGGGAATTGGAGCTGGAATTGGCCCAGACGAAACTGGCAAGGGTGGAGGCGGAATGCAAGAACCAG GACCTCACCCATCAACTGAGAGCCGCCGAGTTGGACTTGACCACCACGAAGAACAACTGGCCGCCCTGGCTGAGCAAAACCCTGACCTCGATCAAGGAGGCAGCGAAACAGAAGGAATTTCCGTCTTTTAACTACCCCTCGAACTACCCTAACCTAAGTCAGAATCCCTCCTTTGTGTCGCACGTCGGTACTGTCAAAAGGGACAGTTTACCGCGTGACCACACGACAATATCCAAAGAAAGACCAAAAGAATCGCCGCCCTTACTTAAAGATTCTCAGAGTTGTAGCAGCCTTAAAAGCCATAATTAG
- the LOC123315265 gene encoding rab GTPase-activating protein 1-like isoform X1 — protein sequence MEDNLSVKSNESIATSEEFDFVTDKPGISKTPTLDIKNGDLTQLKDALTEVLLEANMDDECDSNSTTKLVGQSKFYGYPVQPGDDPLTGEINLSPTEKQDPMKPGSSEEDVSDIDQDCTIFSGVTYLGAATINAPKSEAEIQRNMAILNEQSVDLGIKVAVSVPSSSQGVVVLYDATSNSVISRYEIHRILFYARGPAGTPEQGCFAFTWSHGETQESAIFQCHVFRCDIAEAVARVSARKMKVQSSIPACFAKAFQRVSRSMSSSITSAADMTGSITTLPEARTLMYVFEVNLEIKEEDGKGGYCTVGKDKHGFKLKTNSSKQLCLTIKQVSDNGPQLLIERCFGVLIASGRHVRHSDMQLLEMREKTTTSLSLDKNCTQICAIWDPTEANFESLNAETPKDVKQFMTVAVDLVIRGIQEPVRFQIETKVRVYGQNERNFWYFQRKNLTQQFFLNLKEVLSVEDVYYEVLSMETSGELDRNLLNLNLNLTSLIQSPSINSIDTITPKEEYFSDGDEPLLSGTGMVSKDCSEDVLDNWAEVLSQWKSTKKRPKQLTALVKLGIPEALRGEVWQRLAGIEENTEMMDNYRVLITKDSNCENVIQSDIARTFPAHDFFKEVGGLGQDSLYRVSKAYAGYDLEVGYCQGLSFLAATLLLHMPEEQAFCVLVKLMYDYGLRDLYKDGFDNLYLRLYQLNRLMEEQLPSLSQHFAEHSVETHMFASQWFLTLFTARFPLYFVFHIIDVFLLQGIDTIFQIALALLMLCKKDLLQLDFEGILKYIRVSLPKKCRTEESAKQLIKLACNIKLKKLRKYESDFNDLKDSWEIINLDSEQANNAEEANELEQIKTIMNNQEEEIKLLRDEIDQLKGMLKREINQAENDKKTNLTIIQDYEVTRRQMDTKLQAMKKELEILKSKMSQCDKCLQHIEPLDKKIEYIMASGDQITHDDKARDRIRELELELAQTKLARVEAECKNQDLTHQLRAAELDLTTTKNNWPPWLSKTLTSIKEAAKQKEFPSFNYPSNYPNLSQNPSFVSHVGTVKRDSLPRDHTTISKERPKESPPLLKDSQSCSSLKSHN from the exons ATGGAAGACAATTTAAGTGTTAAATCAAATGAATCTATAGCTACTAGTGAGGAGTTTGATTTCGTTACCGACAAGCCCGGGATAAGCAAAACGCCCACTTTGGATATCAAAAACGGAGATTTGACGCAACTCAAAGATGCACTAACAGAGGTGCTACTGGAGGCGAACATGGACGATGAGTGCGATAGTAACTCGACCACCAAACTAGTGGGTCAATCAAAATTTTACGGATATCCCGTCCAGCCAGGCGATGATCCCCTTACCGGGGAAATAAACTTATCTCCTACAGAAAAACAGGATCCGATGAAACCAGGATCAAGCGAAGAGGATG TCTCGGATATTGACCAAGACTGTACAATATTTTCTGGTGTTACCTACCTTGGAGCTGCGACAATCAATGCTCCTAAATCTGAGGCCGAAATACAACGTAACATGGCGATTTTAAATGAACAAAGTGTTGATCTGGGAATCAAGGTGGCTGTTTCAGTACCTAGCTCCTCACAAGGAGTTGTAGT GTTATATGACGCTACCAGCAATTCTGTGATATCCAGGTATGAGATACACAGGATACTATTCTATGCTCGTGGACCAGCAGGAACTCCAGAACAGGGATGTTTTGCCTTCACTTGGTCACACGGTGAAACCCAAGAGTCAGCCATTTTTCAGTGCCATGTCTTCAGATGTGATATTGCGGAAGCTGTCGCTAGGGTTTCAG CTCGAAAAATGAAAGTACAATCATCTATTCCAGCATGTTTTGCGAAGGCCTTTCAGAGGGTTTCCCGGTCCATGAGCAGTTCTATAACGTCCGCAGCCGATATGACAGGATCCATAACTACTCTACCGGAGGCTAGAACGCTCATGTATGTCTTTGAGGTCAACCTCGAAATAAAAGAAGAGGACGGCAAG GGCGGTTATTGTACGGTGGGCAAAGACAAGCACGGATTCAAACTCAAGACGAATTCATCAAAGCAGTTGTGTCTGACAATAAAACAAGTATCCGATAATGGGCCGCAGTTGTTGATTGAGAGGTGTTTCGGAGTGCTCATCGCCTCTGGAAGGCACGTTAGGCATTCTGACATGCAACTTTTAGAAATG AGGGAAAAAACAACGACGAGTTTGTCTTTGGACAAGAATTGCACCCAAATTTGCGCGATCTGGGACCCAACGGAAGCCAATTTCGAATCTTTGAATGCGGAAACGCCGAAAGACGTGAAACAGTTCATGACTGTGGCTGTAGATTTGGTCATACGGGGGATACAGGAACCTGTAAGGTTCCAGATCGAAACTAAGGTCAGGGTTTACGGTCAGAATGAgaggaatttttggtatttccaAAGGAAAAATCTCACCCAGCAGTTTTTCCTTAATCTCAAAGAG GTTCTTTCTGTGGAAGATGTCTACTACGAAGTGTTGAGCATGGAGACGTCTGGCGAGTTGGACAGAAATCTGCTCAATTTGAATCTGAACTTGACCAGTTTGATTCAATCGCCCAGCATAAATTCCATCGATACCATAACCCCGAAGgaagaatatttttcag ACGGCGATGAACCCTTGCTGAGTGGAACGGGGATGGTCTCCAAAGACTGTTCCGAAGACGTGTTGGACAATTGGGCGGAAGTACTTAGCCAGTGGAAATCCACCAAAAAACGTCCCAAACAGCTCACCGCTTTGGTTAAGTTGGGTATTCCTGAAGCCCTCAGAGGTGAAGTCTGGCAACGTTTAGCTGGAATAGAGGAAAATACTGAAATGATGGACAATTACCGTGTTCTCATAACGAAG gataGTAACTGCGAGAACGTTATACAAAGCGACATAGCCAGGACCTTCCCAGCTCACGATTTTTTCAAGGAAGTTGGGGGTCTGGGGCAAGATTCGCTCTACAGGGTGAGCAAAGCGTATGCCGGATACGATTTGGAAGTGGGGTATTGTCAGGGTTTGAGTTTCCTCGCAGCCACCCTCCTCTTGCAC ATGCCCGAAGAGCAGGCCTTCTGCGTGCTGGTTAAACTGATGTACGATTACGGCCTTAGGGATTTGTACAAGGACGGTTTCGACAACCTCTACCTCAGGCTCTACCAGCTGAACCGTCTGATGGAGGAGCAGCTGCCATCTTTATCCCAGCATTTCGCCGAACACAGCGTGGAGACGCACATGTTCGCCTCGCAGTGGTTCCTGACCCTCTTCACTGCCAGATTCCCGCTCTACTTCGTTTTTCACATAATCGACGTGTTTTTACTCCAAGGAATCGACACGATTTTCCAGATCGCTCTGGCGTTACTCATG CTGTGCAAGAAGGATCTGCTCCAGTTGGACTTCGAGGGTATACTGAAGTACATCAGGGTGTCCCTGCCGAAGAAATGCCGCACCGAGGAGTCGGCCAAGCAGCTGATCAAGCTGGCCTGCAACATAAAACTGAAGAAACTGAGGAAGTACGAGAGCGATTTCAACGATCTGAAGG ACAGCTGGGAAATTATCAATTTGGATTCAGAGCAAGCGAACAACGCGGAAGAGGCCAACGAGCTGGAGCAGATCAAGACGATAATGAACAATCAGGAGGAGGAGATCAAGCTGCTGAGGGACGAGATCGATCAGCTGAAGGGGATGCTGAAGAGGGAGATCAACCAGGCGGAGAACGACAAGAAGACCAACTTGACCATCATACAGGATTACGAGGTCACCAGGAGGCAGATGGATACCAAGCTTCAGGCTATGAAGaaggaattggaaattttgaag TCGAAAATGTCCCAGTGCGACAAATGCTTGCAGCACATAGAACCCCTCGATAAAAAAATCGAATACATAATGGCTTCCGGAGATCAGATAACGCACGACGACAAGGCGAGAGACAGGATAAGGGAATTGGAGCTGGAATTGGCCCAGACGAAACTGGCAAGGGTGGAGGCGGAATGCAAGAACCAG GACCTCACCCATCAACTGAGAGCCGCCGAGTTGGACTTGACCACCACGAAGAACAACTGGCCGCCCTGGCTGAGCAAAACCCTGACCTCGATCAAGGAGGCAGCGAAACAGAAGGAATTTCCGTCTTTTAACTACCCCTCGAACTACCCTAACCTAAGTCAGAATCCCTCCTTTGTGTCGCACGTCGGTACTGTCAAAAGGGACAGTTTACCGCGTGACCACACGACAATATCCAAAGAAAGACCAAAAGAATCGCCGCCCTTACTTAAAGATTCTCAGAGTTGTAGCAGCCTTAAAAGCCATAATTAG